DNA from Solanum stenotomum isolate F172 chromosome 3, ASM1918654v1, whole genome shotgun sequence:
TCAGAAAGATTCCGGCGATCGGCCGGCCAACGGAGTAAGAAAGCGGTGGGCCGCCGATTGGAGGAATGAAAATTTAATGGGGTTGATTCGATTCTTTGATAGTGAAATTGTGTGATCACGTGATAAAGTCATGTGACAAATGCTTGAGTGTAGATCTTAGGTGGCTTCTTGGTGGGGTTCGGGGAGGGGTTTCACTCGATATCTAATATTCGTACATTAGAAATTCTTTTCATACACAAAATGTGAATTTGAAATATCTTGATTAAGAGTGAATGATCATATATGTATATCATAAATCTTGAGGCTTTTGTTTGTAAATTAAGTAgttatcaagaaaatatttactttgtttgaattcttgttatattgatattttttattagttggtTTATGTTTGATAtgtttgaaacaaaaaaaatgttttaagctTCTGATTTCTTTAGAGTaataaaacttcttgaaaaataatatctCGTAAGTatcctttaaaaaaatgtaaaaataaatatcaaaagaaaCATCATTGTATTGTAGACTTGTAGTGTGTATTTGTGAAATTCGATGAAGAGAGTTtcaccttaaaataaataaatgactcGCAAATTTCATTCGTTGATGAGAACTTTGTGTGGACTAGCTTCTAGAGAAATCTGCTTGAACATGATCCTAACTACACCCAACACATTATCAATCAAAGTGTTGCCTTGAACATGATTCAAAATGATTGAGCAATGCAAGTCGATGATAGCATCAAAACTCTTAAGATTCAAGTAATCACATTCCATTCTATCAAGAGTCTATGATCTCCTCATCAACAATAGCTATCGTGCATAGGGTATGTAAGTTAGTTAGTGAGGTAATTCCtatctatatttatttcaaGATCCCTTAATGGTATGACATCTAGTTTTTCACCTAGATACAATattgttttgtactattttcatcaagtaaacggttattgaaatttttatcaAGCAAATGattttgagtcaaattatgcgagtttaattgaatttgaatgaattaaaaagaattgagttaatatttggTCAAGTTATATTAAACTCTCTAAAGGTTACATAAGTCGAGATAGTAGGCCCCAAAACATGCTAAATAACTCTGCTCAACACTTaccaattttaatttctttatttctttcttataatttgattaattatcaaactaaactaatattatttgtttttattgagGTTAAGACGTTAAAGTCTGAACGCACAAGGTAATATTAAGATATGCATTGAGATTTAGATGTATGAATTTGAATACACATCTGATTATTAAGATATTGCATTAAAATCTGAATACTAAATAGTTAAGATTGTTTGTTTTCTCAacatttgaatatataaaattttatctttgtATAATgttcaaataaaatactaaattgaTCTAATAtcatatgaataaaaaaaaaattaaaaattatatggcAATTGGTGATGGTGATGACTAACCATAGTGATTGTGTGTGTCTATTTAAGATGGTATTGACTAACAATGATGGTTGTGAGTAGTATCTTATGGTATAGTGATTGACAATGATCAATCGTGGTCTTTGGTGGTGGCAGTGGCAAAAATTTACATGGCGATTAGTGACGGTGATTACTAACAATAGTGATTGTGTGTGTCGATTTAAGATGGTATTGACTAATGATGATGGTTGTGAGTAGTATCTTATGATATAGTGGTTGGCAGTAGTGATCAACGATGGTTCTTGGTGCCGGCGGCTAATAATTAGCAGTGAAATGATGCTAACAGCTAATGGCTGGTGAATGATGATAACGGTTAGCGATATATAATGTTGATTAATGATGATAATTATTGATAGTAATTAGTATGACGAATTCGATggtaaaagtttttaaatttaataattgaaatttCGAATCCACCTATGAGTAGGAATACCAAAGGTAGGATGGTGGTGAAGGCCTGTATGATGTGCTAACAGAAGATATTGAAGTGAGGTTTGGGCCTACATGTAGTCTTAACAGCAGACTGAGAGTCCAATTTCAATACCCTCTCGTGTGCATCGAAATACGTGTGGGGAAGAGTGAGTTGCGTTCATCAGTTCTTCGGCCTACCATTTTTTTCTCCTCAAGTCCATGGCAGAAACATCCGAGAGTCTATCAAAAATAACCTATACCTTCATAAAGTAGAGGTAAGATTGCGCACTTCACCTTCATCAGACTCCACTTGTCGAATTATATtggatatattgttgttgttattgttgtccATAAACGGATCTCGAGGGTCGATTAcgagttcatatatatatatatatatatatacacattaagAAATTCATTAAATGTACATAAAATTTGAGGTGTAGGTTGTTTGAGTTGTTCGACATAGGTTATGCCTCACtcttcaaaacatattttttatagaGACAAATTTTtgtactccctttgtcccaatttatgtggtatttttcgtttttcgagagttaaacaatttaagtttgaccaaCAATTTACCCATggaatctttaatttttttgaaatgaaatttatatatttataaactacgtaaaaagtactataagtcacaataatcaacaactcaaaatattaaaaagatgtatgaaaaatttacggtcaaagatagacttgtttgaatctcgaaattcaaaaagtgtcacataaattgaaacagtgGAAGTATATTTTATTGGACTATTGAGATCGAAcaatacacacatatatatagatcAAACTCATTCTGAATCCACTTATTATGTTAGGTTTTAAATTCATCTATTTTAGAGGTGGAACTTATCGAACTTAAATTCTAGATCCGTCTATGGATGGAAGTGATCTAATTTCCACCCTCTTAAAATTGAATGCATTGGTTAGATGTCAAAGACAGGCAGGTTTGTTGGGGTAATTAATAATGAGGAGAGAATGAAAGGCAATGAAAACACAACCTAAATACAGCAAAActgattttgttttctttgaaaCAATATGCTGCCATGAAGCTTCTAATTGACAAAATCCAAGAATTGTCTTGTCATTGTTGGTTGTATACATTCTTTCAACTACATAGACAAGTTGATCTGCGATTTGATTGTTCAGAATATGTTAGTTGTTCTACAATAATAGTGTTCCTCTTTTTAATGTGCTTTACGCAGGTGTAAATCTGAATTAATTGGGATGCTAAAACAATAgtaacaaatatgaaaaaagaaaattaaaaagtacAATCTGTACTCATGAAATGTAGCATCTGATTCCCTTCTTTAATTTCTCTCTAATTTTTTCATTCAGTATTCACaaaaaatgaccaagagggtcattacatataGGTACGTACCAAAGCATTTCATACCTTGAAATTATATATTTCAGAGCGCTCAAACTCGAGACttctaattaagaatgaaaattTCAACCATCCTACCATATACTCTATTGTTTCCTTTTCGCCAACTACATAGTTGGTCCCTTATTGTTTCACCACTTCTCATTTTGACATAACAATTGACCTAAATTTATTACACACAACAACTTCAGTCAGTGCATGACCATTAAACAGAATAGGCCACCATGTCTTATTTAGACGTGTGAATTGATCCGATATATAAAAGGCATATCTTAGACATACATTAGATGTCTAGTAGGTAGCAGGATAAGTTGAAGTGTCTAAACGAAAAGTGGtaacaaatatattaacaaTCCCTTTTTAAGTTGTATGACTTTTCATTCCAACGCTTCAACTGACCATTATATACCAGACACTTCGTGTTCAGTCAATCAATGTATGCCAATTAAACACAATATATAAACCGACATGGACAAAGAACATATATCTCACCTGTCTAAAGCACGTGAAATTGATCCGATAGGTAAGAGTTATATCTTAGATATATGTTAAATGTCTAACAGGTAACAGGTCCAGTTGAAGtgtttaaatgaaaaagaaaaaaaaaagtcttgtAGAGTTTTAGTCCATATATGTGGGTGAGCTTGTCCCTCTCTTGTCCCCTACATGTTCAAAGTTGCTACTCTTCCAGCCAACAGCCTTAGCTTGTCTTTGTCCCAAATTTATGTACTTTTGGAACATTTCTTTAATGATTCTCCAACTCTTCCCCCTTTTCCCATTATATAACAACAACCCACAAACTATTATCTAACTCATATTTTCTTGAACACAAATACAAGGTCAAAAATAATCTCTTCACATCAATCTTGTAGAAGAAAACCAAGAAAGACctagaattttgagtttatagTTTGAGGTATAGTTGTGCAGAAGTTTTTATTACCAGGatggagaaaattttgaatcttAAAGCAACAGAACTTAGATTGGGTTTGCCAGGGACAGAGGAAGAAGTTGATCACCAACAAATTGTGCCCAATTCCAAGAATAACAAAAGGTCTTTGTCTGAATATGAAGATGAATCAAGTTCAGATTATGAAGCCACAACACCCCCTGTTGCCAAGTAAGTTTCATACTCCATCTGTTCCAATCTATCTGACATAGTTTAACTCGGTTAAGCGagaaatgaataattttaacTAAGGGTGGAATggaaattttaagttaaattgcTACCACAAACAAGAAGTAACTATGAAATTCGCCACTGCACGTGTATTGACCATccaaaatacactatttttgaaAGATCTGACATGGCTGTGGCGatacttttggaggatctgagCAAGATAGGCTATGGTAAAATGGAAAGttctattaaatttatttccAAATTTAGAAAACTATTATTCTTGTAAATCAACTAAAAAGAAACGATGccacacataaaataaaaaaagagggGTTACTTTTTTTCAAGTCTTGAATGAGTAGGGGCAAAGCAAGAGAGGAAGCAGAACTACTACCTTTGGTCAAAATCCTGTATTTTTCTTGAGAGATCcacttaatatatataaacagCGTATCCAGAATCGAATAAGCTGTTTTTCTATTTATTAGAATTTAGAACTCATTAACTCAACCTTCTGGCTCCGCCTACTAAATTGCAGGGCACAAATAGTGGGGTGGCCACCAGTGAGATCTTACTGGAAGAACACCTTACAAATTACTACAAAGAAAACAGAAGCTCATCAAGATCAGTGTGGAATCTATGTCAAAGTTAGCATGGATGGAGCCCCTTTTCTTAGAAAAATTGATCTTAAAATGTACAAGTGTTACACTGAACTCCTTAAAGCAATGGAGAAAATGTTCAAGCTCAACATAGGTGAATATTCAGAGAGGGAAGGCTATAAAGGGTCAGAATTTGCACCTGCTTATGAAGATAAAGAAGGTGATTTGATGCTTGTTGGAGATGTTCCTTGGGAGTAAGTTCTTGAACCTTCACTCACCCCACCCCGAACTATTACCATTAAAAATAGTTGCACAATCAGATCATTTATAAGGTAGTTGTAAACAAATACATATGATTGATAAATctgataaaaataacaattaatttgCTAATATAGGTTAAACTGCATTGGTCGAGAGTAAGTTCTTGAACCTTGACCACCACCCACCACCACTCCACTTGTTGTTAAAAGAATTGTTACACAATCATAAGCAAATTTTTGGAAGATAAgattattaaaaatgtattttagaaaaaaaagaaagaaaataggCTAAGCTGCATTAGTCAGGAGTAAGTAGTTAAACACTTGGTTAACTTTTAGAGTGATATATATAATTGGTAATCTGATAAATATGGTAAATAATTAACATGttataataagttaaaataCATAGATCGTGTAAAAAATCTTTACACTGTcaatgtatataacttaaatttatataagttACATGTCTAGGCATGGATTTTAATGAGATTATTTTCATGGATATTGCAGAATGTTCATGTCATCATGCAAGAGGCTGAGGATAATGAAAGGATCAGAAACAAGAGGCTTGGGATCATGTGAActatgatatatataaatataccaCACGCATTTTTGAGGCTTTTATGAAGATTTCTCTGTTTAGATGAATCctgaaattgatttatttatttattttgaaacacTGTAATCAAACAGAAAAAAGAGTTAGTAATTGCAGTTACTTTTTCGTTTTTGTTCTTGTTGTAACATCATATATATAGCAGGGGACAAACCATGGTGGTTTATCAATCCTGCATATTTTTTTGAGACTGGGATAATTTCCCCTTCAAACATACAAAGCAActgtacttatttttttttggctgTGAAACCAATTGTACAAACACACTGTATTTTTGCTTTTCAATTCTTGATATGAAAAGTATGTTTTGTTCTCCAATCTCCATATTTAATTACACTATACTTTACAAAGTGCCAGTTGATcacttttataatttatttatttttaacaggTAACATTTTTGTGTATTAATAACAAACTACACAAAGGGTGTGTAGTCCCCCATATTTACATCCAGATGAgcaaaaaacttaaaaaaaagaaaagaaaagaaaagaagaaactcCTAATCCTTAATCTTCTCATAAGGAATCTAGTACATCATAAGTTGATTCTAAATCTTCCATTAAGCtatgtttacaccaaaaaaaagaaaatcccTAAACATTTCATCTTTAGTTTCTGTATACTAATGGCTTTGTCTTCAAACAAACTTGGTTTCTTTCTCCCCACACAGTCCACCAAATGCAATCTGggacaattttcttttataatacaTCGCTAGCTATCCACTATAAAAAAGATACAAGGAGTCACAACCAACCCACAAGAAAAAAGGGGAAACAAGCAGCTAATAACAGagagtttgaaaaaaaatacactcTTCCCTACAATGGTACAAATGGATTGGTTGCTTTCTTAAGTGTTGCCTTTGTTCAAGGTGTGACTAACTCAAGAAAGTTGATAAAGGGGCCAATGGTTGAGCTAAAAGCACAAATTGTGTCATCTGAGTTTAATTGCATTACCAAGGATTTCAGAGGGTGATTCAAGAGAAAATAGGTAAGGATATATAGACAGATGGGACTAAAAGAAATTAGGAGTTCTTGATTGCACCTGCAATAACTTAGAAGTCTACGATGGGGCCGTTGGTTCTGGCTTGACCATTGATTGGTCGTCAGTTTGCTGAGCAGGATAGATGAGTGCAGCAAGTGAAACAGGCATGATGCAGAGTGATTTGGATTGAAGGTACTGCATGGCTGTTCCAACATCTTCCCCCATGAGCTTTGCTACCTCTTGCTCTGTTTCAGAATCGGACCACTTCTCCCAGACGTGCTGGTTGGATCGACTTTCACAGCTGTCTCCCTAAAATAATGACGAAACAATGAAGTCTTGGAGAAAATTTAGCAATCTTACAGTTGAGTAATCAGAAACTATAGAGGTATTTTTCGAAGATGTTCAGTTAGTTAGAAGCAGAAAAGAGTGATTGTGTTCATTACCTCAACAGACTGCAATGGAATATCAGCAACAAGTTGTGCTACCGCGCTAGTTCCTCCCAGCCTactcatgctcagtacctttagGCATATTTAAGGCAAATCATTTATTCGATCAACATAATTAAGAGAACTAATAAGGGGTGGTTTATTCATGTATTTAATTTGTCCAACCTTTACTACAGCCAGAACTCCCTTAAAAGATTGCAATGATGACCAAAACAAAGTACAACGGTAAAAGATTAAGAGCTTTAAACATGACTACCATGATGATCATTGATATTCAATTAAAGATTTCAGCCAGTAAATTCATTACATAATGTTTCGACTAGACAAGACTTTAAGAGCCACCATCCATCCTCGGCGAGGTTATGTATTTAATGGGAgggaaaagaggaagaagaattTCAATTGATGGAAAGAAGCAAGTTGAACCAGTGTTGAATGagattctttcttttttttatattgtgaAAATTGAAACACTCTTAGAATGGTTAATGCAAGGATAACCTGCAGTTTGAATTATCAAGCAAAAATTGAAATCACTCAGGGGAATTTGGTACGGGGATAAGGGATAATAATCTTGGGATAAAATACAGGATTACTGCATTTGGTTAGAGGTATTAATTccatttgaaataaaatgataGGATTAGTTATCCcatataaatggtgggataactAATCCCATGGGATATCCCAATCCAAGGGATAACTTTGTCTATCCCATCCcctgtaccaaacgacccctaagagtATTATTGCTCATTAGCAAACTACAAGGTGCATTAAACTTGCAAGGAAGCAAATAAATTAATGGAAACGCAGTGCGTAATCCTTCGCAGTGTACGGTTAAGGTGATGTTAAGTCAATAACCTTCAATGCGTCCACTTTATCTCAACTCACAGAATGAAGCTAGTTGAGGTTGGCAAAGATATACTCAAACAAAGAATTATTAAATACCACCATGAAAATTCACAAACAGATTGTGAACTTCTCAGAATGGCTTAGACTAGCTTATTTTTTCGTGGAGGCGGCGGCTTAATATGTTCCCCATTTCAAAAGACCGGTTCCATTATCCAAAATGAGAATGAAATCATATGGCAGAATAAAAACAAGAAGAACCAGTGCCGTTGTAGATAACTCAAAATTGCAAGAACTTTAGTGATGTTTGTCATGGAATATAATGGCTAGACAATAGAGTCATCAGCTAAGCTAGTAGTTGGCTTGAAAATTAGTTGACTGTCAAATTACcttacttttttaaaaacaaaaacttttttCCTGATAATGATCGACAAATTACCTTAACTTGAAGCCTTAAGAACTTCACATGGTCCAGAATCTCATCAACCATTGCNattttgattttgggggtcccaacatcgggtgagacgggccctgctccgataccatgttaaattaggtcttaggcctaactcacaccccaaaagctagctcaaagagaggaggattgtccaagccttataaggagtccacccatctcattaaccaccgatgtgggacttttgtcattctttaacagtTATTTTAATATCATGATAAACGATGGGTCAGCACAAAAGTTAATATATCCATTATTTGGAATATATATCTTTAAGATTGAATGAGACTGAATTGATATCTGTAGCAACAAGAAAACGAATGCTCATCAATGGAATTTGTGGCAACAAGAGAATAGAGCACACCTTATTACAGCTGGGGACAAGTTCTTGCAAAGCCTTTATTCGTTCTGATATCCTTTCTCTCCTTAACTGTAAAGAGATGGACACATTATTCAGACACTTGTTTCTAGAGCATTATCCACAGACCCCCACATTTTACaacaaaattgatttaatttttttgagaattaacATAGCTTAATGTTCTCCTGACAAACATCCAAATATATTAGTCATATTACCCGCTCAGCAATACTATGTGGATCAGTGGCCTGTCCTCTTCGTGCCCGAAGCCTAGGATGAATTGCAGGTTGGTGTGGTATTGTTACTGTTGTGCTTGATGTTGGGTG
Protein-coding regions in this window:
- the LOC125860225 gene encoding auxin-responsive protein IAA4-like, with product MEKILNLKATELRLGLPGTEEEVDHQQIVPNSKNNKRSLSEYEDESSSDYEATTPPVAKAQIVGWPPVRSYWKNTLQITTKKTEAHQDQCGIYVKVSMDGAPFLRKIDLKMYKCYTELLKAMEKMFKLNIGEYSEREGYKGSEFAPAYEDKEGDLMLVGDVPWEMFMSSCKRLRIMKGSETRGLGSCEL
- the LOC125860227 gene encoding transcription factor UNE12-like — encoded protein: MANNAPEINAADDFLEQILAIPSYATIPSYASLSVTDISASASSENSASGISQLQQQRLFPLGLSLDNGFADANNIGGFQVKTEREAMHMGNLYSALEHLQSHAVCLSVPQVHQVQPFQGHPTSSTTVTIPHQPAIHPRLRARRGQATDPHSIAERLRRERISERIKALQELVPSCNKVIKXAMVDEILDHVKFLRLQVKVLSMSRLGGTSAVAQLVADIPLQSVEGDSCESRSNQHVWEKWSDSETEQEVAKLMGEDVGTAMQYLQSKSLCIMPVSLAALIYPAQQTDDQSMVKPEPTAPS